One region of Primulina tabacum isolate GXHZ01 chromosome 1, ASM2559414v2, whole genome shotgun sequence genomic DNA includes:
- the LOC142546005 gene encoding myb-related protein 306-like: MGRPPCCDKIGMKKGPWTPDEDILLVSYVQEHGPGNWKAVPTHTGLTRCSKSCRLRWTNYLRPGIKRGSFTDQEEKMIIQLQALLGNKWAAIASYLPERTDNDIKNYWNTHLKKKLKKLQIGCNVQHESGTDVFSTNSNSISRGQWERRLQADINTAKQALKDALSLENKSLLSEQLMLNDELIPGTKPGQAFSYASSTENIAILLKDWDKKKPKSEESKCSSIQDSSNNAVGTDSNLSEGTHPSDENKNGIDLSESFESLFGFESFESSTSEFSRSTSPDASYVHGERKANRLELAPLSVLEKLLLEHDRGKDFLNNFSFDEIPICYRRIASYY, encoded by the exons ATGGGCAGGCCACCATGCTGCGATAAAATTGGTATGAAGAAAGGGCCGTGGACTCCTGACGAAGATATACTTTTGGTGTCTTATGTTCAAGAACATGGCCCCGGGAATTGGAAGGCTGTTCCAACACATACAG GTCTAACGAGATGCAGCAAGAGTTGCAGGCTGCGATGGACTAACTATCTCCGACCTGGGATTAAGAGGGGAAGTTTCACGGATCAAGAAGAGAAGATGATTATTCAGCTTCAAGCTCTTCTTGGAAACAA ATGGGCAGCCATAGCTTCTTATCTCCCAGAAAGAACAGACAATGATATTAAAAACTACTGGAACACCCATTTGAAAAAGAAGCTAAAAAAGCTTCAAATCGGTTGTAATGTCCAGCATGAATCTGGCACAGATGTTTTCTCAACAAATTCTAACTCCATTTCCAGAGGCCAGTGGGAGAGAAGGTTACAGGCGGATATCAACACAGCCAAACAAGCTCTTAAAGATGCATTATCGTTAGAAAACAAGAGCCTGCTCTCCGAACAATTGATGCTGAACGACGAGCTGATTCCAGGCACAAAACCTGGCCAGGCCTTTTCTTACGCATCCAGCACCGAGAACATCGCGATATTACTGAAAGACTGGGACAAAAAGAAGCCGAAATCTGAAGAATCCAAGTGTTCCAGTATCCAAGATTCATCCAACAATGCCGTGGGAACTGATTCTAATCTTAGCGAAGGGACTCATCCTAGTGATGAGAACAAAAATGGGATCGATTTGTCTGAATCATTCGAATCTCTGTTCGGTTTCGAGTCTTTCGAATCTTCGACTTCCGAGTTCTCGAGATCTACTTCTCCGGATGCTAGTTACGTTCATGGCGAAAGAAAAGCCAACCGGCTTGAATTGGCCCCGCTATCTGTGCTGGAAAAGTTACTGCTTGAGCATGATCGAGGGAAGGATTTTTTGAACAACTTCTCATTTGATGAAATCCCAATATGTTATAGGAGGATTGCgagttattattaa